In a genomic window of Pseudoxanthomonas indica:
- a CDS encoding HPP family protein, producing the protein MLLNPVLQELRLWLGIERNATRHGEKWISALGALLGIVSVYWITHWAFPDGFMGTPGGSLMLASMGASAVLLFAVPQGALSQPWAVLGGHLISAAIGVSVQRWFPGHTWTAALAVGLAVGAMHYLRCIHPPGGATSLAAVIGGADIHALGYQYLLSPVLINVLAILLMALAFNAFFPWRRYPVHLHRRHLASRMTQPAERQFELTQEDFAAAMEQLNSYVDINSESLTELLELAKQHAEQNITHPQQILPGHCYSNGKLGKLWSVRRVQAQGDAALGLGQSVDYAVVAGAQAGQSGSCSVEEFRAWARFGVRLQDTGRWVKQ; encoded by the coding sequence ATGTTGTTGAATCCGGTCCTGCAGGAACTCCGCCTCTGGTTGGGCATAGAACGCAATGCCACCCGCCATGGCGAGAAATGGATCTCGGCGCTGGGCGCCTTGCTTGGCATAGTCTCGGTGTACTGGATCACCCATTGGGCGTTTCCCGACGGCTTCATGGGCACCCCGGGCGGCAGCCTGATGCTGGCCTCGATGGGGGCGTCGGCCGTGCTGCTGTTCGCGGTGCCGCAGGGCGCGCTGTCGCAGCCGTGGGCGGTCCTGGGCGGGCATCTGATCTCGGCTGCGATTGGCGTAAGCGTGCAGCGCTGGTTTCCCGGGCATACCTGGACCGCCGCGCTGGCCGTGGGGCTGGCAGTGGGGGCGATGCACTATCTGCGCTGCATCCATCCGCCCGGTGGCGCGACCTCGCTGGCGGCGGTGATCGGCGGCGCTGACATCCATGCGCTGGGCTACCAGTACTTGCTTTCGCCGGTGCTGATCAACGTGCTGGCGATCCTGCTGATGGCGCTGGCCTTCAATGCGTTTTTTCCCTGGCGTCGCTATCCGGTGCATCTGCACCGCAGGCATTTGGCTTCGCGCATGACCCAGCCCGCCGAGCGTCAGTTCGAACTGACCCAGGAAGACTTTGCCGCGGCAATGGAGCAACTCAACTCCTACGTCGACATCAACAGCGAGAGCCTGACCGAGTTGCTCGAACTGGCCAAACAGCACGCCGAACAGAACATCACCCACCCGCAGCAGATCCTGCCCGGCCACTGCTACAGCAATGGCAAGCTCGGCAAGTTGTGGAGCGTGCGGCGCGTGCAGGCGCAGGGCGATGCCGCGTTGGGGCTGGGACAGAGCGTGGACTACGCCGTGGTCGCCGGCGCGCAGGCCGGGCAGTCAGGCAGCTGCAGCGTGGAAGAGTTCCGCGCCTGGGCGCGCTTTGGCGTGCGTCTGCAGGACACCGGGCGCTGGGTGAAGCAGTAG
- the fdhD gene encoding formate dehydrogenase accessory sulfurtransferase FdhD, with the protein MPPEPPRRTAGLAERAVIQVESGASTPAQDCLAEEVPVAIHYNGEPHAVMMATPGELEDFAYGFSLSEHGMGVDEIAQVLREDLLEGIRLDIRTHGALPAALQNELQRSLPGRSGCGICGHRLLEDIIQQPPPVGVGLRIDAQALARALDELQGRQPLNAASGALHAAAWALPNGQLLAVREDVGRHNALDKLIGALTRAQVDRREGFAVVTSRASYEMVSKAAIAGMPMLLAISAPTALAVDLANSCGLTLAGFVRPGRHVIYSHAWRLQAA; encoded by the coding sequence ATGCCTCCTGAACCGCCACGTCGCACTGCGGGATTGGCGGAGCGCGCGGTCATCCAGGTCGAGTCGGGCGCCAGCACGCCGGCGCAGGACTGCCTGGCCGAGGAAGTGCCCGTCGCTATCCACTACAACGGCGAACCGCACGCGGTGATGATGGCCACGCCCGGTGAGCTGGAGGATTTCGCCTACGGTTTTTCGTTGAGTGAGCACGGCATGGGCGTGGACGAGATCGCGCAGGTACTGCGCGAGGACCTGCTCGAAGGCATCCGCCTGGATATCCGCACGCACGGGGCCTTGCCGGCTGCCTTGCAGAACGAGTTGCAGCGCAGCCTGCCGGGTCGCAGTGGCTGCGGCATCTGCGGTCACCGGTTGCTGGAGGACATCATCCAACAGCCGCCGCCCGTGGGCGTTGGCCTGCGCATCGACGCACAGGCGCTGGCGCGAGCGCTGGACGAGCTGCAGGGTCGCCAGCCCTTGAACGCCGCCAGCGGCGCCCTGCACGCGGCAGCGTGGGCATTGCCGAATGGCCAGTTGCTGGCCGTGCGCGAAGACGTGGGCCGGCACAACGCCCTCGACAAGCTGATCGGCGCGTTGACGCGCGCGCAGGTTGATCGCCGCGAGGGGTTTGCCGTGGTCACCAGCCGCGCCAGCTACGAGATGGTCAGCAAGGCGGCCATTGCCGGCATGCCGATGCTGCTGGCCATCTCGGCGCCGACCGCACTGGCGGTGGATCTGGCCAACAGTTGTGGGCTGACCCTGGCCGGCTTCGTGCGACCCGGGCGGCACGTCATCTACAGCCATGCCTGGCGCTTGCAAGCGGCCTGA
- a CDS encoding MDR family NADP-dependent oxidoreductase, which yields MLASLRTHQIVLASRPTGEPVAANFDVRSSPLPALGNGDVLLKTRYLSIDICARGVMEADRPDGASIAPGDVLGSGAICEVLESRAQAFKPGDCVLAHVGWQSHAVVAGRDLKRKLHPKVAPVSTGLGVYGLYGYIAYCAINEIVRPRAGETVVVPSAAGPTGAAAAQMARQHGARVVGITSGANKVAWCQALGMDAVVDRLSADFAAELANACPQGVDGFLENGQRAVHRVVLPLMNDLGRVAICALPSDGEVAPGLGRSDHLPALLEQIFLKRLSVRGFTERDVLRVHPQQLVDPRFVADMGGWLREGRMQYREDIMHGLEQAPAALTRLLRGENFGKLLVALD from the coding sequence ATGCTCGCCTCCTTGCGTACCCATCAGATCGTCCTGGCCTCGCGGCCCACTGGCGAACCCGTCGCCGCCAATTTTGATGTGCGCTCCTCGCCACTGCCCGCACTGGGCAACGGCGACGTGCTGCTCAAGACCCGCTATCTGTCCATCGATATCTGCGCACGCGGGGTGATGGAGGCCGACCGTCCGGATGGCGCCTCCATCGCGCCGGGCGATGTGCTGGGCAGCGGCGCCATCTGCGAAGTGCTGGAATCGCGGGCGCAGGCATTCAAACCGGGAGATTGCGTGCTGGCCCACGTGGGCTGGCAGAGCCATGCCGTGGTGGCCGGCCGCGATCTGAAACGCAAGCTGCACCCCAAGGTCGCACCGGTCAGTACCGGCCTGGGCGTGTATGGGCTGTATGGCTACATCGCCTACTGCGCCATCAATGAAATCGTCCGTCCGCGGGCGGGCGAAACCGTAGTGGTTCCCTCGGCCGCCGGTCCCACCGGCGCGGCGGCCGCCCAGATGGCCAGGCAGCACGGTGCCCGCGTGGTGGGCATCACCTCGGGCGCCAACAAGGTCGCCTGGTGCCAGGCCTTGGGCATGGATGCGGTGGTCGATCGGCTGTCGGCGGATTTCGCCGCCGAGTTGGCGAACGCCTGCCCGCAAGGCGTGGACGGGTTTCTGGAGAACGGCCAGCGCGCCGTCCATCGCGTGGTCTTGCCACTGATGAACGACCTCGGCCGCGTGGCGATCTGTGCGCTGCCTTCCGACGGCGAAGTCGCCCCCGGCCTGGGTCGGTCCGATCATCTGCCGGCGTTGCTGGAACAGATCTTCCTCAAGCGCCTGAGCGTGCGCGGCTTCACCGAGCGCGATGTCCTGCGCGTGCATCCACAACAGCTGGTGGATCCGCGCTTTGTCGCCGACATGGGCGGTTGGCTGCGCGAAGGTCGGATGCAGTATCGCGAGGACATCATGCACGGACTGGAGCAGGCGCCGGCGGCGCTGACCCGCCTGCTGCGTGGCGAAAATTTCGGCAAGCTGTTGGTGGCGCTGGATTGA
- a CDS encoding FdhF/YdeP family oxidoreductase, producing MTERKVPGVSDYQAAAGGWGALAAVARVIKGQMAVGRETAALRRVNQPTGFDCPGCAWPDPKHTSSFEFCENGAKAVSWEATGKRATPELFARYSVAELWEWSDHALEDAGRLTHPLIYDADSDHYRAIEWDEAFSHIGQALRALPDPDMAEFYTSGRTSNEAAFLYQLMVREYGTNNFPDCSNLCHEATSVGLPDSIGVGKGTVTLEDFEHCDAVFSFGHNPGTNHPRMLGTLREVARRGVPIVAVNPLRERGLERFTSPQDVSEMLANRATPIAQTYYQVRIGGDVALLKGMMKCLLDADAADLARGGAGVLDHAFIAEHTEGLEALREDLARTRWEDVLAKTGLSRADIEAAARVYANAERVIICYGMGMTQHRFGTHNVQQMANLLLLRGNIGKPGAGIAPIRGHSNVQGDRTVGITEKPSQALADGIKRTYGIEFPLTHGHDAVESIRAIRDGRSKALICLGGNLAVAMSDPETTLPAMRKLDLAVHIATKLNRSHLIPARQTLLLPCLGRTERDEQASGLQSVTVEDSMSMVHASQGGLTPASEHLRSEPAIVAGIAKATLPHSKVDWDGLVSDYDRIRDDIESVFPIFHDFNRRVREPGGFRLYVGASVRDWGGPGRKARFLLAPGLDEDPQGQEPDLLTLTTVRAHDQYNTTIYGFDDRYRGISGRRDVVFLNAEDMQARGIAHGDAIEVESRVPGAGGTHSRRISGYIAVQYHLPRGSAAMYFPEGNRLVPLDSHDPNSGTPAYKSIPVLITRLPDAS from the coding sequence ATGACTGAGCGCAAGGTTCCAGGCGTGTCCGATTACCAGGCGGCCGCGGGAGGCTGGGGCGCATTGGCGGCGGTGGCGCGGGTCATCAAGGGACAAATGGCAGTGGGGCGGGAGACGGCCGCGCTGCGCCGGGTCAACCAACCTACCGGCTTCGATTGCCCCGGCTGTGCCTGGCCCGATCCCAAGCACACCTCGTCCTTCGAATTCTGCGAGAACGGCGCCAAGGCCGTGTCGTGGGAAGCCACCGGCAAGCGCGCCACGCCTGAGCTGTTTGCCCGGTACAGCGTGGCCGAACTGTGGGAGTGGAGCGACCATGCGCTGGAAGATGCCGGCCGGCTCACCCATCCACTGATCTATGACGCCGACAGCGATCACTACCGCGCCATCGAGTGGGACGAGGCGTTCTCCCACATTGGCCAGGCGCTGCGTGCGTTGCCGGACCCGGACATGGCCGAGTTCTACACGTCCGGCCGCACCTCCAACGAAGCCGCCTTCCTGTATCAGTTGATGGTGCGCGAGTACGGCACCAACAATTTCCCCGACTGCTCCAATCTTTGCCACGAAGCCACCAGCGTCGGCCTGCCGGATTCGATTGGCGTCGGCAAGGGCACGGTGACGCTGGAAGACTTCGAGCATTGCGATGCCGTCTTCAGCTTTGGCCACAACCCCGGCACCAATCATCCGCGCATGCTTGGCACGCTGCGCGAGGTGGCGCGACGCGGTGTGCCGATCGTGGCAGTCAATCCGCTGCGCGAGCGCGGCCTGGAACGTTTCACTTCGCCGCAGGACGTGTCGGAGATGCTGGCCAACCGCGCCACGCCGATTGCGCAGACCTACTACCAGGTGCGCATTGGCGGCGACGTCGCGTTGCTGAAAGGCATGATGAAGTGCCTGCTTGACGCCGACGCCGCCGATCTCGCGCGAGGTGGGGCTGGCGTGCTGGATCACGCTTTCATTGCCGAACACACCGAAGGCCTGGAAGCCCTGCGCGAAGACCTGGCACGCACACGCTGGGAGGATGTGCTGGCCAAAACCGGCTTGTCGCGCGCGGACATCGAAGCCGCCGCGCGCGTCTACGCCAATGCCGAACGCGTCATCATCTGCTACGGCATGGGCATGACCCAGCATCGCTTCGGCACCCACAACGTGCAGCAGATGGCCAACCTGTTGCTGCTGCGCGGCAACATCGGCAAGCCCGGCGCTGGCATCGCACCGATTCGCGGGCACTCCAACGTGCAGGGCGATCGCACTGTCGGCATCACCGAAAAGCCAAGCCAGGCGTTGGCCGACGGGATCAAACGCACCTACGGCATCGAGTTTCCGCTGACCCACGGCCATGATGCGGTGGAATCCATCCGCGCCATCCGTGACGGACGCTCCAAGGCGCTGATCTGCCTGGGCGGCAATCTGGCCGTGGCCATGTCCGATCCCGAGACCACGTTGCCGGCGATGCGCAAGCTGGACCTGGCGGTGCATATCGCCACCAAGTTGAACCGCTCGCACCTGATTCCCGCGCGGCAGACCTTGCTGTTGCCATGCCTGGGCCGAACCGAACGCGATGAGCAGGCCAGCGGCCTGCAGTCGGTGACGGTGGAAGATTCGATGTCGATGGTGCATGCCTCGCAGGGCGGACTGACGCCGGCCTCGGAACACCTGCGCTCGGAGCCGGCGATCGTCGCCGGCATCGCCAAGGCCACTCTGCCGCACAGCAAGGTGGACTGGGATGGCCTGGTGAGTGACTACGATCGCATCCGCGACGACATCGAAAGCGTGTTTCCGATCTTCCACGACTTCAACCGGCGCGTACGCGAGCCGGGTGGTTTCCGCCTGTACGTGGGTGCTTCCGTGCGCGATTGGGGCGGGCCGGGACGCAAGGCGCGGTTCCTGCTGGCGCCGGGGCTGGATGAGGATCCGCAGGGACAGGAGCCGGATCTGCTCACGCTCACCACCGTGCGTGCGCACGATCAGTACAACACCACCATCTACGGCTTCGACGATCGCTACCGAGGCATCAGCGGCCGTCGCGACGTGGTGTTCCTCAATGCCGAGGACATGCAGGCGCGCGGCATCGCCCATGGCGACGCCATCGAGGTGGAGTCGCGCGTGCCGGGCGCGGGTGGCACGCACTCGCGCCGCATCAGCGGCTACATCGCCGTGCAGTACCACCTGCCGCGCGGCTCGGCCGCGATGTATTTCCCCGAAGGCAATCGGCTGGTGCCGCTGGACAGCCACGATCCCAACTCGGGTACACCGGCATACAAGTCGATTCCCGTGCTGATCACGCGCCTGCCCGATGCCTCCTGA
- a CDS encoding N-acyl homoserine lactonase family protein, with translation MKFRSLTLIATLLLSTPLGAAENSAPLPLQLWRLDCGQLWVANLDDMSDTHAHVGKNLRVTSSCYLLRHGDNYLLWDAGLPHSELGKPLTQGKEDSQTLAITLVQQLAQIGVRPAQIGKLGISHYHFDHIGQAEDFPQATLLMGRGDFELLGEPEHAWRAKHLGAWMKPGARTQLVAGDLDVFGDGSVTMLALPGHTPGHHGLLVKLPRLGPVLLSGDVAHFRENLDSSGVPSYNTDRAQSLASMDRYRELGRNLKATVIIQHDERDIAKLPAFPQAAE, from the coding sequence ATGAAGTTTCGTTCGCTGACGCTGATCGCCACTTTGCTGTTGTCCACGCCGCTCGGCGCTGCGGAGAACAGTGCGCCGCTGCCCTTGCAGCTATGGCGCCTGGACTGCGGTCAGCTCTGGGTGGCCAACCTGGACGACATGTCCGACACCCACGCACATGTGGGCAAGAACCTGCGCGTGACCAGCAGCTGCTATCTGCTGCGCCACGGCGATAATTACCTGCTGTGGGACGCCGGCTTGCCGCACAGTGAACTGGGCAAGCCGTTGACCCAGGGCAAGGAGGATTCGCAGACTCTGGCCATCACCCTCGTGCAGCAGTTGGCGCAGATTGGCGTGCGGCCCGCGCAGATCGGCAAGCTGGGCATCAGCCACTACCACTTCGATCACATCGGCCAGGCCGAGGACTTTCCGCAGGCCACCCTGCTGATGGGGCGTGGCGATTTCGAGCTGCTGGGCGAGCCCGAACACGCCTGGCGCGCCAAGCATCTGGGCGCGTGGATGAAGCCCGGCGCCCGCACCCAGCTGGTGGCCGGCGATCTGGACGTCTTCGGCGATGGCAGCGTCACGATGCTCGCGCTACCCGGTCACACCCCGGGCCACCATGGCCTGCTGGTGAAGCTGCCCAGGCTGGGCCCGGTGCTGCTGTCCGGCGACGTGGCGCATTTCCGCGAGAACCTCGACAGCTCCGGCGTGCCTTCATACAACACGGATCGCGCGCAGTCGCTGGCGTCGATGGATCGCTATCGCGAGCTGGGCCGCAACCTCAAGGCCACCGTGATCATCCAGCACGACGAACGCGACATCGCCAAGCTGCCGGCTTTCCCGCAGGCCGCCGAGTAG
- a CDS encoding Dps family protein, whose translation MSKTKAKSKTVAAPAATSPNIDIGIANADRKKIAEGLSRFLADSYTLYLKTHNFHWNVTGPMFNSLHTMFEGQYTEQWTALDEIAERIRALGYNAPGSYAEFVRLSSIQEETGADGVPAWKGMIEQLVSGNEAVCRTARKVLKTADDAGDDPSVDLLTQRLQTHEKYAWMLRSLLE comes from the coding sequence ATGTCCAAGACCAAGGCCAAGAGCAAGACGGTGGCCGCCCCGGCGGCGACTTCCCCGAACATCGATATCGGGATTGCCAATGCCGATCGCAAGAAGATCGCCGAGGGGCTGTCGCGCTTCCTCGCCGACAGCTACACGCTGTACCTGAAGACCCACAACTTCCATTGGAACGTGACGGGCCCGATGTTCAATTCGCTGCACACGATGTTCGAGGGCCAGTACACCGAGCAGTGGACGGCACTGGACGAGATCGCCGAGCGCATCCGCGCGCTGGGCTACAACGCGCCGGGATCGTATGCGGAGTTCGTGCGTTTGTCTTCCATCCAGGAAGAAACCGGCGCCGACGGCGTGCCGGCGTGGAAGGGAATGATCGAGCAGCTGGTGTCCGGTAACGAAGCCGTGTGCCGGACCGCGCGCAAGGTGTTGAAGACGGCGGATGATGCCGGCGATGATCCTTCGGTTGACCTGCTGACCCAGCGGCTGCAGACGCACGAGAAGTATGCGTGGATGTTGCGCTCGCTGCTGGAGTGA
- the recQ gene encoding DNA helicase RecQ → MSERPTDLLKRVFGYSQFRGHQQAIVEHLVAGNDALVLMPTGGGKSLCYQVPALLRDGVGIIVSPLIALMQDQVEALRQLGVRAEYLNSTLDGETAARIEQALLRGELDLLYVAPERLLTSRFLSLLDRSRIGLFAIDEAHCVSAWGHDFRREYLELTILHERWPDVPRIALTATADPPTQREIAERLGLNEAQRFVSSFDRPNIRYTVVQKDNAKRQLRDFLQQHRGEAGIVYCLSRKRVEQFADYLVEQGFNALPYHAGLDADVRAHNQRRFLREEGIVMVATIAFGMGIDKPDVRFVAHVDLPKSLEGYYQETGRAGRDGEAADAWLSYGLGDVVLLKQMIEQSESGEERKRLERRKLDQLLGYCESLQCRRQVLLAGFGETYPSECGNCDNCLHPAATWDATVAAQKALSCVYRSGQRYGVNHLIDVLRGSDSEKVRQCGHDQLTTYGIGKDVDTATWRSIFRQLVASGLLEVDAEGFGSLRLTDASRVALRGERRLLLRRDTPSRERERAPRSGVVVTETDLPLFGALRQLRAQLAKEQNVPAYVIFHDSTLRNIAEHRPGTLDQLARVGGIGGTKLARYGEQLLDAIRAAG, encoded by the coding sequence ATGTCAGAACGTCCCACCGACCTGCTGAAACGGGTCTTCGGCTACAGCCAGTTCCGCGGCCACCAGCAAGCCATCGTCGAACACCTCGTCGCCGGCAACGACGCCCTCGTGCTGATGCCCACCGGTGGCGGCAAATCGCTTTGTTACCAGGTTCCTGCACTGCTGCGCGACGGCGTCGGCATCATCGTCTCGCCGCTGATCGCGCTGATGCAGGATCAGGTCGAGGCGCTGCGCCAGCTCGGGGTGCGCGCCGAGTACCTCAATTCCACCCTGGATGGCGAAACCGCCGCGCGCATTGAACAGGCCCTGCTGCGCGGCGAACTGGACCTGCTCTACGTCGCTCCCGAACGCCTGCTGACGAGTCGCTTCCTGTCCCTGCTCGACCGCAGTCGCATCGGCCTGTTCGCCATCGACGAGGCCCACTGCGTGTCTGCCTGGGGCCACGACTTCCGCCGCGAATACCTGGAGCTGACCATCCTGCACGAGCGCTGGCCCGACGTGCCGCGCATCGCGCTCACCGCCACCGCGGACCCGCCCACGCAACGCGAGATCGCCGAGCGGCTGGGCCTGAACGAGGCGCAGCGCTTCGTCAGCTCATTTGACCGGCCCAACATCCGCTACACGGTGGTGCAGAAGGACAACGCCAAGCGCCAGCTGCGCGATTTCCTGCAGCAGCATCGCGGCGAAGCGGGCATCGTCTACTGCCTGTCACGCAAGCGGGTGGAGCAGTTTGCCGACTATCTGGTCGAGCAGGGCTTCAATGCCCTGCCCTATCACGCCGGCCTGGATGCCGACGTGCGCGCGCACAACCAGCGCCGCTTCCTGCGCGAGGAAGGCATCGTGATGGTGGCCACCATCGCCTTCGGCATGGGCATCGACAAACCCGATGTACGTTTCGTCGCGCATGTGGATCTGCCAAAGTCGCTGGAAGGCTACTACCAGGAAACCGGCCGCGCCGGCCGCGATGGCGAGGCCGCCGATGCCTGGCTCAGTTATGGCCTGGGCGATGTGGTCCTGCTCAAGCAGATGATCGAGCAATCCGAGTCCGGCGAAGAGCGCAAGCGGCTGGAGCGGCGCAAGCTGGATCAGTTGCTGGGTTATTGCGAATCGCTGCAGTGCCGGCGGCAGGTGCTGCTGGCCGGCTTTGGCGAAACCTACCCCAGCGAGTGTGGCAACTGCGACAACTGCCTGCACCCTGCCGCCACCTGGGATGCCACGGTCGCGGCGCAGAAGGCGTTGAGTTGCGTGTATCGCAGCGGCCAGCGCTATGGCGTCAATCATCTGATCGACGTGCTGCGCGGCAGCGACAGCGAGAAAGTGCGCCAGTGCGGCCACGACCAGTTGACCACCTATGGCATCGGCAAGGACGTGGACACCGCCACCTGGCGCAGCATCTTCCGCCAACTGGTGGCCTCGGGCCTGCTGGAAGTGGATGCCGAAGGCTTCGGCAGCCTGCGCCTGACCGACGCCAGCCGCGTCGCGTTGCGCGGTGAACGCCGGCTGCTGTTGCGCCGGGATACGCCCAGCCGCGAGCGTGAACGCGCTCCGCGCAGTGGCGTGGTGGTGACCGAAACCGATCTGCCGCTGTTCGGCGCGCTGCGCCAACTGCGCGCCCAACTGGCCAAGGAGCAGAACGTGCCGGCGTACGTGATCTTCCACGACAGCACCCTGCGCAACATTGCCGAGCATCGCCCCGGCACGCTGGACCAATTGGCGCGGGTCGGCGGCATCGGCGGCACCAAGCTGGCCCGCTACGGCGAACAGCTGCTCGACGCCATCCGCGCCGCCGGCTAG